A stretch of Primulina tabacum isolate GXHZ01 chromosome 13, ASM2559414v2, whole genome shotgun sequence DNA encodes these proteins:
- the LOC142522748 gene encoding peroxidase 73-like: MDRSKFLIKLLLHLSLSVVLFSSCISAQLRLNYYANTCPDVERIVRTTVRAKFTQTFVTVPATLRLFFHDCFVSGCDASVIVASTPGNTADKDHPDNLSLAGDGFDTMIKAKAAVDKVARCKNRVSCADILALATRDVIVLAGGPSYAVELGRLDGLSSTTRSVDGNLPQPTFNLNQLNSMFASTGLSQGDMIALSAAHTLGFSHCNKFSNRIFNFNRTHPIDPTLNRRYATQLQGMCPRNVDPRIAIDMDPTTPTAFDNAYYKNLQNGMGLFTSDQVLFTDSRSRPTVNTWASNSKAFNDAFIQAMTKLGRVGVKTGRNGNIRFDCGRFN; encoded by the exons ATGGATCGATCCAAATTTCTAATCAAGCTATTGTTACATCTTTCTCTGAGTGTTGTTTTATTCTCCAGCTGCATTTCAGCACAGTTGAGACTAAATTACTATGCAAACACTTGTCCTGACGTTGAGAGAATTGTCAGAACAACTGTGAGGGCCAAATTCACGCAAACATTTGTTACAGTTCCCGCAACCCTTCGTCTCTTCTTCCACGATTGTTTTGTTTCG GGGTGTGATGCATCGGTTATTGTAGCATCTACGCCGGGGAATACGGCCGACAAGGATCATCCGGACAATTTATCGTTGGCCGGAGATGGATTTGACACGATGATCAAAGCCAAAGCTGCTGTTGATAAAGTTGCTAGATGCAAAAATAGGGTATCTTGTGCTGATATTCTTGCATTGGCCACTCGTGACGTCATTGTTTTG GCTGGTGGGCCATCATATGCTGTGGAGTTGGGGAGATTGGATGGTTTGAGTTCAACTACAAGAAGTGTTGATGGAAATTTGCCTCAGCCAACTTTCAATCTGAACCAGCTTAATTCCATGTTTGCAAGCACAGGCCTCAGTCAGGGAGACATGATTGCTCTCTCAG CTGCCCACACACTAGGATTTTCCCACTGCAATAAATTTTCCAACCGGATATTCAATTTCAACCGAACCCACCCAATCGATCCAACCCTGAACCGGCGATACGCGACCCAGTTGCAAGGAATGTGTCCCAGAAACGTTGATCCCAGGATTGCTATTGACATGGATCCGACGACACCAACAGCATTCGACAATGCATACTACAAAAATCTTCAGAATGGAATGGGCCTATTCACTTCGGACCAAGTCCTTTTCACTGACTCGAGATCCAGACCCACTGTTAACACTTGGGCCTCCAATTCTAAGGCCTTCAATGATGCTTTCATTCAGGCCATGACTAAATTGGGCCGGGTCGGAGTCAAGACCGGGAGGAATGGGAATATCCGGTTTGACTGTGGACGATTTAACTGA